A stretch of Pseudomonas taetrolens DNA encodes these proteins:
- a CDS encoding NADP-dependent isocitrate dehydrogenase, with translation MPNRSKIIYTFTDEAPALATYSLLPIIEAFTASADIAVETRDISLAGRILASFPEQLGAKAVADHLAELGALAVTPEANIIKLPNISASVPQLQAAIKELQAQGFNIPDYPETVTTDAEKETKARYSKVMGSAVNPVLREGNSDRRAPLSVKNYARKHPHKMGAWTADSKSHVAHMSEGDFYGSEKAALIEAPGSVKIELIAQDGTTTVLKEKTAVQAGEIIDCSTMSKKALRQFVAAEIEDAKKQGVLFSVHLKATMMKVSDPIMFGQIVAEFYKDALEKHADVLKEIGFNLNNGIGDLYARIKVLPAEKQAEIEADIQAVYATRPALAMVNSDKGITNLHVPSDVIVDASMPAMIRDSGKMWNTEGQLQDTKAVIPDRCYATIYQATIEDCQKHGAFDPTTMGSVPNVGLMAQKAEEYGSHDKTFQIKTPGVVRVTDSNGNVLMEQKVEEGDIWRMCQAKDAPIRDWVKLAVNRARASNTPAVFWLDPKRSHDAEMIKKVETYLKDHDTSGLDIRIMAPVDAMKLTLERTRAGLDTISVTGNVLRDYLTDLFPIMELGTSAKMLSIVPLMNGGGLFETGAGGSAPKHVQQLLEENFLRWDSLGEFLALAASLEHLGTTYNNPKALVLAKTLDQATGQFLDNNKSPSRKVGNIDNRGSHFYLTLYWAQALAAQTEDKELQAQFAPVAKALTENEATIVAELNAVQGKPVDIGGYYHADAALVSKAMRPSATFNAIIASLV, from the coding sequence ATGCCCAACCGTTCGAAGATCATCTATACCTTCACCGACGAAGCTCCGGCGCTCGCCACCTATTCACTGCTGCCTATCATCGAAGCCTTTACTGCAAGCGCTGATATCGCCGTTGAGACGCGCGACATCTCTCTGGCAGGCCGTATTCTCGCCAGCTTCCCCGAGCAATTGGGTGCAAAGGCCGTAGCAGACCACCTCGCCGAACTTGGCGCCCTGGCCGTTACCCCTGAAGCCAACATCATCAAGCTGCCTAACATCAGCGCCTCGGTCCCGCAATTGCAGGCCGCGATCAAAGAACTGCAAGCGCAGGGCTTTAACATTCCGGACTACCCGGAAACCGTGACCACTGACGCCGAAAAAGAAACCAAGGCGCGCTACAGCAAGGTCATGGGCAGCGCCGTAAACCCGGTTCTGCGTGAAGGCAACTCTGACCGCCGCGCTCCGCTGTCGGTTAAAAACTACGCTCGCAAGCACCCGCACAAAATGGGCGCCTGGACCGCAGACTCCAAGTCCCACGTTGCTCACATGAGCGAAGGCGATTTCTACGGCAGCGAAAAAGCCGCCCTGATCGAAGCCCCGGGCAGCGTTAAAATCGAATTGATCGCTCAAGACGGCACTACCACCGTCCTGAAGGAAAAAACCGCCGTACAAGCCGGCGAGATCATCGATTGCTCCACCATGAGCAAAAAAGCCCTGCGCCAGTTCGTAGCGGCCGAAATCGAAGACGCCAAGAAACAGGGCGTACTGTTCTCCGTGCACTTGAAAGCCACCATGATGAAGGTCTCGGACCCGATCATGTTTGGTCAGATCGTCGCTGAGTTCTACAAGGATGCGCTGGAAAAACACGCTGACGTCCTGAAGGAAATCGGCTTCAACCTGAACAACGGTATCGGCGACCTGTACGCTCGTATCAAGGTGCTGCCAGCCGAGAAGCAAGCTGAAATCGAAGCAGATATCCAGGCTGTGTATGCCACCCGTCCTGCGCTGGCCATGGTCAACTCCGACAAGGGCATCACCAACCTGCACGTGCCTAGCGACGTTATCGTCGACGCCTCGATGCCGGCCATGATTCGTGATTCCGGCAAAATGTGGAACACCGAAGGTCAGCTGCAAGACACCAAGGCCGTGATCCCGGATCGCTGCTACGCCACTATTTATCAGGCGACCATCGAAGACTGCCAGAAGCACGGCGCTTTCGATCCGACCACCATGGGCAGCGTGCCAAACGTTGGCCTGATGGCGCAAAAAGCCGAAGAATACGGTTCCCACGACAAAACCTTCCAGATCAAGACCCCGGGCGTTGTGCGGGTTACTGACAGCAACGGCAACGTGCTGATGGAACAGAAAGTCGAGGAAGGCGATATCTGGCGCATGTGCCAGGCCAAAGACGCGCCGATCCGCGACTGGGTCAAGCTGGCCGTCAACCGCGCTCGCGCCAGTAACACCCCGGCCGTATTCTGGCTGGACCCAAAGCGTAGCCATGACGCAGAAATGATCAAAAAGGTCGAAACCTACCTGAAAGATCACGACACCAGCGGCCTGGACATTCGCATCATGGCCCCGGTAGACGCCATGAAGCTCACTCTGGAGCGTACCCGCGCCGGCCTGGATACTATCTCGGTCACCGGCAACGTACTGCGCGACTACCTGACTGACCTGTTCCCGATCATGGAACTGGGCACCAGCGCCAAAATGCTCTCGATCGTACCGCTGATGAATGGCGGCGGTCTGTTTGAAACCGGCGCCGGCGGCTCGGCACCCAAGCACGTGCAACAACTGCTGGAAGAAAACTTCCTGCGTTGGGACTCGCTGGGTGAGTTCCTGGCACTGGCCGCTTCCCTGGAACACCTGGGCACGACCTACAACAACCCGAAAGCGCTGGTGTTGGCCAAGACCCTGGACCAGGCTACCGGCCAGTTCCTCGACAACAACAAATCGCCATCGCGTAAAGTCGGCAACATCGACAACCGCGGCAGCCACTTCTACCTGACGCTGTACTGGGCACAAGCCTTGGCAGCCCAGACCGAAGACAAAGAGCTGCAAGCACAATTCGCCCCTGTGGCAAAAGCCTTGACCGAGAACGAAGCAACCATCGTTGCCGAACTCAACGCGGTACAAGGCAAGCCAGTCGACATCGGTGGTTACTACCACGCTGATGCTGCACTGGTGAGCAAGGCCATGCGCCCAAGCGCAACCTTCAACGCGATCATCGCGTCGCTGGTGTAA
- the mnmA gene encoding tRNA 2-thiouridine(34) synthase MnmA: protein MRDPALVAPEKQRVIVGMSGGVDSSVSAVLLMEQGYQVEGLFMKNWEEDDGTDYCTAMDDLADAQAVCDKIGIKLHTANFAAEYWDNVFEHFLSEYKAGRTPNPDILCNREIKFKAFLDYALMLGADLIATGHYVRRRDIDGRTELLKGLDPNKDQSYFLHAVGGEQIAKTLFPVGELEKPEVRKIAEKHDLATAKKKDSTGICFIGERRFSDFLKQYLPAQPGEIKTTEGEVIGRHHGLMYHTIGQRQGLGIGGLKDASDEPWYVLVKDLEHNELIVGQGNDHPWLFSRALLASEIYWVNPIDLSSPLRLTAKVRYRQSDQPCTLEKTANGYRATFDDPQRAVTPGQSVVFYDGDICLGGGVIEVAEPCTRDSRA from the coding sequence ATGCGTGATCCAGCCTTAGTCGCCCCCGAAAAACAGCGTGTCATCGTCGGCATGTCCGGCGGTGTAGATTCTTCCGTTTCCGCCGTTCTGCTCATGGAGCAGGGCTACCAGGTGGAAGGCCTGTTCATGAAGAACTGGGAGGAAGACGACGGAACGGATTACTGCACCGCCATGGATGACCTGGCGGACGCCCAGGCCGTGTGCGACAAAATTGGCATCAAGCTGCACACTGCCAACTTTGCCGCCGAGTACTGGGACAACGTGTTCGAGCACTTCCTGTCCGAATACAAGGCCGGTCGCACCCCGAACCCGGACATCCTGTGCAACCGTGAAATCAAGTTCAAGGCGTTCCTTGACTATGCCCTGATGCTGGGCGCCGACCTGATCGCCACCGGGCACTATGTGCGCCGCCGCGACATCGACGGCCGTACCGAGCTACTCAAGGGGCTGGATCCGAACAAGGATCAGAGCTACTTCCTGCACGCCGTCGGCGGCGAGCAGATCGCCAAGACCCTGTTCCCGGTCGGCGAACTGGAAAAGCCGGAAGTACGCAAGATTGCTGAAAAGCATGACCTGGCCACCGCCAAGAAAAAAGACTCTACCGGTATCTGCTTTATTGGCGAGCGCCGCTTCAGCGACTTCCTCAAGCAATACCTGCCTGCCCAACCGGGCGAGATCAAAACCACCGAAGGTGAAGTCATCGGCCGCCACCACGGCCTGATGTACCACACCATCGGCCAGCGCCAGGGCCTGGGCATCGGAGGCCTGAAAGACGCCAGTGACGAGCCGTGGTACGTGCTGGTCAAGGACCTCGAGCACAACGAGCTGATCGTTGGCCAGGGCAATGACCACCCCTGGTTGTTCTCCCGCGCCCTGCTCGCCTCGGAAATCTATTGGGTCAACCCGATCGACCTGAGCAGCCCGCTGCGCCTGACCGCCAAGGTCCGGTATCGCCAGAGCGACCAGCCCTGCACCCTAGAAAAGACCGCCAACGGTTATCGCGCCACGTTCGATGACCCGCAACGCGCCGTGACACCCGGCCAGTCCGTGGTGTTTTACGATGGCGACATCTGCTTGGGCGGTGGCGTGATCGAAGTCGCAGAGCCCTGCACCCGGGACAGCCGCGCATGA
- a CDS encoding cold shock domain-containing protein, which produces MQGKVKWFNNAKGFGFINTEAKEGIDEHGHPIDFFAHFSAIQMDGYKTLKAGQPVSFEITQGPKGLHAVNITDANAILLPQTAVTQVHTVSV; this is translated from the coding sequence ATGCAAGGCAAAGTCAAGTGGTTCAACAACGCCAAAGGCTTCGGCTTTATCAATACGGAAGCCAAGGAAGGCATTGATGAACACGGACACCCGATCGACTTTTTTGCCCATTTTTCAGCTATCCAGATGGACGGCTATAAAACACTCAAGGCTGGCCAGCCCGTGAGCTTTGAAATCACCCAAGGCCCCAAGGGTTTGCATGCAGTCAACATTACCGACGCCAATGCCATCCTGCTGCCTCAAACGGCAGTGACACAGGTACACACGGTGTCGGTCTGA
- the clpS gene encoding ATP-dependent Clp protease adapter ClpS: MHAISQTRLTFNQDQPDFDGEDSAGLAVQEAKPALQAPPMYKVVLFNDDYTPMDFVVEVLEVFFNLNRELATKVMLAVHTEGRAVCGIFTRDIAETKAMQVNQYARESQHPLLCEIEKDG; the protein is encoded by the coding sequence ATGCATGCAATTAGCCAGACTCGACTAACATTCAATCAGGATCAGCCCGATTTTGATGGCGAAGACTCCGCGGGCTTGGCTGTGCAAGAGGCTAAGCCTGCGCTTCAGGCGCCACCGATGTACAAGGTGGTTTTGTTCAATGATGACTACACGCCCATGGACTTTGTTGTCGAAGTACTTGAGGTGTTTTTTAACTTGAATCGCGAATTGGCGACCAAGGTTATGCTGGCCGTTCATACAGAAGGACGGGCCGTGTGCGGCATTTTTACCCGCGATATTGCCGAGACCAAGGCGATGCAGGTAAACCAGTACGCACGCGAAAGCCAGCATCCGCTACTCTGTGAAATCGAGAAGGACGGTTAA
- the icd gene encoding NADP-dependent isocitrate dehydrogenase: MGYNKIKVPAAGEKITVNANHSLNVPDNPIIPYIEGDGIGVDISPVMIKVVDAAVSKAYGDRRKISWMEVYAGEKATQVYDQDTWLPQETLDAVKDYVVSIKGPLTTPVGGGIRSLNVALRQQLDLYVCLRPVRWFEGVPSPVKKPGDVDMTIFRENSEDIYAGIEWKAGSPEAIKVIKFLKEEMGVTKIRFDQDCGIGVKPVSREGTRRLVRKALQYVVDNDRESLTIVHKGNIMKFTEGAFKEWAYEVAAEEFGATLLDGGPWMQFKNPATGRNVIVKDAIADAMLQQILLRPAEYDVIATLNLNGDYLSDALAAEVGGIGIAPGANLSDTIAMFEATHGTAPKYAGKDQVNPGSLILSAEMMLRHMGWTEAADLIIKGTNGAISAKTVTYDFERLMDGARLVSCSGFGDALISHM; encoded by the coding sequence ATGGGATACAACAAGATCAAGGTTCCAGCCGCAGGTGAGAAAATCACCGTGAATGCAAACCACTCCCTGAATGTGCCTGACAACCCGATCATTCCCTACATTGAAGGTGATGGCATCGGTGTCGACATCAGCCCCGTCATGATCAAGGTTGTCGATGCAGCCGTCAGCAAGGCGTATGGCGACCGGCGCAAAATCTCCTGGATGGAGGTGTATGCGGGCGAGAAGGCGACCCAGGTCTATGATCAGGACACGTGGTTGCCTCAGGAAACACTGGATGCCGTCAAAGACTACGTCGTATCGATCAAAGGCCCGTTGACCACTCCGGTCGGTGGCGGCATCCGTTCCCTGAACGTCGCGCTTCGCCAGCAGCTTGACCTGTATGTGTGTCTGCGCCCGGTGCGCTGGTTCGAAGGCGTGCCCAGTCCGGTCAAAAAGCCCGGCGATGTCGACATGACTATCTTTCGCGAGAACTCCGAGGATATTTATGCCGGTATTGAGTGGAAGGCCGGTTCGCCGGAAGCGATCAAGGTCATCAAGTTTCTGAAAGAAGAAATGGGTGTGACCAAAATCCGCTTTGATCAGGACTGCGGCATTGGCGTCAAGCCGGTCTCCCGGGAAGGCACCCGGCGCCTGGTGCGCAAGGCGCTGCAGTACGTGGTCGACAACGACCGCGAGTCGCTGACAATCGTCCACAAGGGCAACATCATGAAGTTCACCGAAGGTGCCTTCAAAGAGTGGGCGTATGAAGTGGCTGCTGAGGAATTTGGTGCCACCTTGCTTGACGGTGGACCGTGGATGCAGTTCAAGAATCCCGCGACCGGGCGTAACGTGATCGTCAAAGACGCCATCGCCGATGCCATGCTGCAGCAAATCCTGTTGCGTCCGGCAGAGTATGACGTAATTGCGACGCTCAACCTCAATGGCGACTACCTGTCTGACGCCCTGGCTGCCGAGGTGGGCGGTATCGGTATTGCGCCGGGGGCCAACCTGTCTGACACAATTGCCATGTTTGAGGCGACCCACGGTACCGCGCCCAAGTACGCAGGCAAGGACCAGGTCAACCCAGGGTCACTGATCCTGTCCGCTGAAATGATGTTGCGGCACATGGGCTGGACCGAGGCTGCGGACCTGATCATCAAGGGCACCAATGGTGCGATTTCGGCCAAAACCGTGACTTATGACTTCGAGAGGCTCATGGACGGTGCCCGGTTGGTGTCGTGCTCCGGTTTCGGTGATGCCCTGATCTCCCATATGTAA
- a CDS encoding NUDIX hydrolase, translating to MEWKPHITVATVVEDNGRFLMVEELKGERAVLNQPAGHLDPNESLIDAAIRETLEETGYDVELTGVIGIYLYTAPSNGVTYQRVCFAGKALQHHPDYALDTGIIGPLWLTRDELLEQRHRWRSELSLQCIDDYLDGKLFDLTLIRPSV from the coding sequence ATGGAATGGAAACCCCATATCACCGTCGCCACCGTTGTCGAAGACAATGGCCGCTTCCTGATGGTCGAGGAGCTCAAGGGCGAACGTGCCGTACTCAACCAACCGGCGGGCCACCTTGACCCGAACGAAAGCCTGATCGACGCCGCAATCCGCGAAACCCTCGAAGAAACCGGCTATGACGTCGAGCTGACCGGCGTCATCGGCATTTACCTCTACACCGCCCCCAGCAATGGCGTGACCTATCAGCGTGTCTGCTTCGCCGGCAAAGCCCTTCAGCACCACCCCGACTACGCCCTGGACACCGGCATCATCGGCCCGCTCTGGCTGACCCGTGACGAACTGCTGGAGCAACGTCACCGCTGGCGCAGCGAGCTGAGCCTGCAGTGCATCGACGATTATCTGGACGGCAAACTGTTCGACCTCACGTTAATCCGCCCTTCGGTTTAG
- the hflD gene encoding high frequency lysogenization protein HflD — protein MTPTQEQLIALGGVFLAAVLVDKIAKTGQVSEADLSCMLGSLLIRDPKDTLEVYGGDDINLREGYRALIGALERDPNTLQREPLRYALSMLGLERQLAKRNDMLELIGKRLPQIQSQVEHFGPAHENVVAACGALYQDTLSTLRQRIQVHGDMRNLQQPNNAAKIRALLLAGIRSARLWRQLGGHRWQLVISRRKLLKELYPMLRN, from the coding sequence ATGACTCCCACTCAGGAGCAACTGATCGCCCTGGGTGGCGTGTTTCTCGCCGCCGTGCTGGTGGACAAGATAGCCAAGACCGGTCAGGTCAGCGAGGCCGACCTGAGCTGCATGCTCGGCAGCCTGTTGATTCGCGACCCCAAAGACACGCTGGAAGTCTACGGCGGTGACGACATCAACCTGCGCGAAGGTTATCGCGCCCTGATCGGCGCCCTCGAACGCGACCCCAACACCCTGCAGCGCGAACCCTTGCGCTATGCCCTGTCGATGCTGGGCCTGGAGCGCCAACTGGCCAAACGCAACGACATGCTGGAGCTGATCGGCAAACGCTTGCCGCAGATCCAGTCGCAGGTCGAGCACTTCGGCCCGGCGCACGAAAACGTGGTTGCCGCGTGTGGCGCGCTGTATCAGGACACCCTGAGCACTTTGCGCCAACGCATCCAGGTGCATGGCGACATGCGCAACCTGCAACAACCGAACAATGCTGCAAAAATTCGTGCCCTGCTACTGGCCGGTATCCGCTCGGCGCGGCTTTGGCGTCAACTGGGTGGTCACCGCTGGCAGCTGGTCATCAGCCGCCGCAAGCTGCTCAAAGAGCTTTACCCCATGCTGCGCAACTGA